The sequence TGGGTGGCAATCCATTCCTCGATTTCGTCCATTCGCCAGGCCACGCCCTTAACGGGGAGTTGGATTCGCTTCGGGAATTCGCCGCGCTTTTCGAGGCGCCAAATCGAGGTGTAAGAGAGGCCGGTAATTTCTCGCAATTCGGGCTTTCGGATAAACCGGGTCATATTCGCTCCATTCGCTTCGGGTTGATCGGTCACGCAGGGGAAAGTAATGCGCAATTTGGGATGCAAAGGAAAAAAGTTGTAAAGGCGGGAACCGATGGGGTATCAATAGATTACGTGAATAATGTGTGGGCTATATTGAACTGGTTCTAACTATGTCTTGGTATATCTCGAAACTAACGATGCGGCAAATTCTCTTGATAGATTGGCGGGCAATTTTCTTCGAATTTTGGTCCCGGTCGGGGCCGATTTGTAGCGGTTTAGGCGCCCCTTCGGGGACGCCCGGTCCCAAACCCTAACCAACCAACCGCAACGCAAGCTGGGACGAAATGCGGGCGGCTAGGGGCGTCCCCTTATACGTTTCCAAAACGTCCGCCCATTCGTCCGCCGTCAGGGTTACGGTTTCGCCTTCGATTTCTTCCGCTTCGATAACCCGATAACTTGCCTCGATAGCCTTAGACGTTAGCCCGGCAACGTGGCCGGTTTCGTTATGGGCGTAACGTTGCGTCGAGGATAGGTCCGCGTGGCCAAGTTGTCCGGCAATCGCTTTCAACGGGGCGCCGGACTGGTGCAACCATGTTCCTAAGCTATGCCGCAATCCGTGCAAGGTAACGCGTTGGGTAATTCCCGCCTCGGCTTTGACCCAATCGAACGACTT is a genomic window of Candidatus Latescibacterota bacterium containing:
- a CDS encoding AlpA family transcriptional regulator; translation: MTRFIRKPELREITGLSYTSIWRLEKRGEFPKRIQLPVKGVAWRMDEIEEWIATQPRYADTNTTDANG